Proteins encoded by one window of Pseudomonas tructae:
- a CDS encoding bacteriocin immunity protein, with protein MELKQRIEDYTDAEFLELVREFFENRSGLTGKEYGQYIDKLMNHFVTITEHPGKSDVICYPAVGEEDSPEGVLRRVKEWRAANGKPGFKPA; from the coding sequence ATGGAACTGAAGCAGCGCATTGAGGATTACACCGACGCCGAATTCCTGGAGCTTGTTCGTGAGTTCTTCGAGAATCGATCTGGGCTTACCGGAAAGGAATATGGCCAGTACATTGACAAGTTAATGAACCATTTCGTAACCATCACCGAACACCCCGGCAAATCCGACGTCATTTGCTACCCCGCCGTAGGCGAAGAAGACAGCCCCGAAGGCGTCCTGAGACGCGTCAAGGAATGGCGCGCTGCCAACGGCAAGCCCGGCTTCAAACCTGCCTGA
- a CDS encoding transporter substrate-binding domain-containing protein encodes MRFAIGVLLAMLLSPWAQAELIDDVNERGELRIAIEANMPSFNFKDENDKPNGFEVELGRLLASEMDVRAEFVVVEAKDLLPGVESGRYDVAINHIATTPELKERFDFSDPYAYSSAQLIVRKEEKRPPSTLDALKGHSLGVVQGSQFAEQARAVEGVDLRSYPDATQPIKDVASDQIDAAISDRLLVPYAIRDSQQPVSKGATVGPILSLAIPFQKGNPAFKNTVDNALQRIKADGRLSELSQKWFGMDASKPPK; translated from the coding sequence ATGCGTTTTGCCATCGGGGTACTCCTCGCCATGCTGCTCAGCCCTTGGGCACAGGCCGAACTGATCGACGACGTCAACGAGCGCGGTGAACTGCGTATTGCCATCGAAGCCAACATGCCGTCGTTCAATTTCAAGGACGAAAACGACAAGCCGAACGGTTTCGAAGTTGAGCTCGGGCGCTTGCTGGCCAGCGAAATGGATGTACGCGCCGAGTTTGTCGTGGTCGAAGCCAAAGACTTGCTGCCAGGCGTGGAAAGCGGCAGGTACGACGTGGCCATCAACCACATCGCCACGACCCCGGAGCTCAAGGAGCGTTTTGACTTCAGCGACCCCTACGCCTACTCCAGCGCCCAACTGATCGTGCGCAAGGAAGAAAAGCGCCCGCCAAGCACGCTAGATGCACTCAAAGGCCATAGCCTGGGCGTCGTCCAGGGCAGCCAGTTCGCCGAGCAAGCGCGAGCGGTGGAGGGTGTGGACCTGCGCAGCTACCCGGATGCCACCCAGCCGATCAAGGATGTGGCCAGCGACCAGATCGATGCCGCCATCAGCGATCGCCTGCTGGTGCCCTACGCCATTCGCGACAGCCAGCAGCCGGTCAGCAAAGGTGCAACAGTGGGCCCGATCCTGAGCCTGGCAATTCCGTTTCAGAAGGGCAACCCGGCGTTCAAAAATACTGTGGACAACGCCCTGCAGCGGATCAAGGCCGACGGCCGGTTGAGCGAGCTGTCACAGAAGTGGTTCGGGATGGATGCGAGCAAGCCACCGAAGTAA
- a CDS encoding sugar O-acetyltransferase, with product MKLSEKQKMLGGQLYHASCPQLQAEQIANKNWMARYNNSAELLNEQRHGLLGEHFGKIGDGVVIRPPFYCDYGYNISVGANVFMNFNCVILDVTPVSIGDDCQIGPAVQIYTADHPLDPELRRSGLESGRPVTIGNNVWIGGGAIILPGVAVGDNAVIGAGSVVTRDVPAGATVVGNPARVR from the coding sequence ATGAAGCTCAGTGAAAAGCAGAAGATGCTCGGCGGCCAGCTCTATCACGCCAGTTGCCCGCAGCTGCAGGCCGAACAGATCGCCAACAAAAACTGGATGGCGCGCTACAACAACAGCGCCGAACTGCTCAACGAGCAACGCCATGGTTTGCTGGGCGAGCACTTTGGCAAGATCGGTGACGGTGTGGTGATTCGCCCGCCGTTCTACTGCGACTACGGCTACAACATCAGCGTCGGCGCCAATGTGTTCATGAATTTCAACTGCGTGATCCTCGACGTTACCCCGGTGAGCATTGGCGATGATTGCCAGATCGGCCCAGCGGTGCAGATCTACACCGCCGACCATCCGCTGGACCCGGAGCTGCGCCGCAGCGGCCTGGAAAGCGGGCGGCCGGTAACGATCGGCAACAATGTCTGGATCGGCGGCGGGGCGATCATCCTGCCGGGGGTGGCGGTGGGTGATAACGCAGTGATCGGTGCCGGCAGCGTGGTGACCCGCGATGTGCCGGCGGGTGCCACCGTGGTCGGTAACCCGGCGCGGGTACGGTGA
- a CDS encoding DUF4399 domain-containing protein, whose protein sequence is MKSLFSRAAVAGLLMGVSAFAAAEGLKSQEPPKDAKVFIVSPADGATVDKTFTVKFGIEGMELKPAGDQTPHSGHHHLLVDVDKEPAADQVLPTSLLPENKAPLPAGPQVLHFGKAQTEVELTLTPGKHTLQLVLGDKFHVPFKPSVESKKITVTVK, encoded by the coding sequence ATGAAAAGCCTATTTTCGCGTGCAGCCGTCGCCGGCTTGCTGATGGGGGTCTCGGCGTTCGCCGCCGCTGAAGGCCTGAAGAGCCAGGAGCCGCCAAAAGACGCCAAGGTCTTCATCGTTTCCCCGGCCGATGGCGCCACGGTCGACAAGACCTTTACCGTCAAGTTCGGCATCGAGGGCATGGAGCTCAAGCCTGCGGGTGATCAGACCCCGCACAGCGGTCACCACCACTTGCTGGTGGATGTCGATAAAGAGCCTGCGGCCGACCAGGTACTGCCCACCAGCCTGCTGCCGGAAAACAAGGCGCCGCTGCCGGCCGGCCCGCAAGTGCTGCATTTTGGCAAGGCGCAGACCGAAGTCGAGCTGACCCTGACCCCGGGCAAGCACACCCTGCAACTGGTGCTGGGCGACAAGTTCCACGTGCCGTTCAAGCCGAGCGTCGAGTCGAAGAAAATCACCGTTACTGTTAAGTAA
- a CDS encoding DUF2059 domain-containing protein, with translation MHRLFLLLMMICTTPVWADSLDQLYKVAGWPEQRAHFTDALDAAQQRYRNSLPPAVYQALVNNSNQRFQAQAVDKRAETQLRANLSDPAPALAFFQSPLGRKIVAAELLATRRDQLAKHAKGLPKVQASDNRLLIVGHLAQALPAREAGAEVSLAIAGVAADSLSQMIPGLLGGGQAQGLLDGQRQRLMEQIGSELNNTLLYVYRELSDAELEEFATFAESAEGKTYYKAALAAIRAGLAVGQDASQLK, from the coding sequence ATGCACCGCTTGTTTTTACTGCTGATGATGATCTGCACCACGCCTGTCTGGGCAGACAGCCTCGACCAACTGTACAAGGTGGCGGGCTGGCCTGAGCAGCGCGCCCACTTTACCGATGCCCTCGATGCCGCCCAACAGCGCTATCGCAACAGCTTGCCGCCTGCGGTTTACCAGGCGCTGGTCAACAACAGCAACCAGCGCTTCCAGGCTCAGGCCGTGGACAAGCGCGCCGAAACCCAGTTACGCGCCAACCTCAGCGACCCGGCCCCGGCCCTGGCGTTCTTCCAGTCGCCGCTGGGGCGCAAGATCGTTGCCGCCGAACTGCTTGCCACCCGTCGCGACCAGTTGGCCAAGCATGCCAAGGGCCTGCCCAAGGTCCAGGCCAGCGACAACCGCCTGCTAATCGTTGGCCACCTGGCTCAGGCGCTGCCAGCCCGTGAAGCCGGTGCCGAAGTGAGCCTGGCGATTGCCGGGGTCGCCGCCGACAGCCTCAGCCAGATGATCCCCGGCCTGCTTGGCGGCGGCCAGGCCCAGGGCCTGCTCGACGGCCAGCGCCAGCGCCTGATGGAACAGATCGGCAGCGAGCTGAACAATACCCTGCTGTACGTCTATCGCGAGCTGTCCGATGCCGAGCTGGAAGAGTTCGCCACCTTTGCCGAGTCTGCCGAAGGCAAGACCTACTACAAGGCCGCCCTGGCAGCGATTCGTGCCGGCCTCGCGGTTGGCCAGGACGCCTCGCAGCTGAAGTGA
- a CDS encoding S-type pyocin domain-containing protein yields MSPLPGLTDAHFDDYIIVFPADSGLAPVYIMLKDAREYAGGATGYGQVPGEGWAQAVSTPDGAPIPSQIAEKLREAFWMAVEDNAELRIHFNKKNRDRMREGLSPFAPATEQVGGRRTLELHHIEHIANGGAVYDLDNLTLMTPRRHINLHIRRP; encoded by the coding sequence GTGTCGCCGCTGCCGGGGCTGACCGATGCGCATTTCGACGACTACATCATCGTCTTCCCCGCCGACTCGGGCCTCGCCCCGGTCTACATCATGCTCAAGGATGCGCGCGAGTATGCAGGGGGTGCGACAGGGTATGGGCAAGTTCCCGGGGAGGGTTGGGCCCAGGCGGTGAGCACACCTGACGGTGCACCCATTCCGTCACAAATTGCCGAAAAGCTGCGCGAGGCGTTCTGGATGGCGGTAGAAGACAATGCTGAGTTACGTATTCATTTCAACAAGAAAAACCGAGACAGAATGAGAGAAGGGCTGTCCCCGTTTGCACCCGCTACGGAACAAGTTGGCGGACGTAGAACACTCGAATTGCACCATATTGAGCACATTGCGAATGGCGGCGCTGTCTACGATCTCGATAATCTCACGCTCATGACACCCAGACGCCATATCAATCTGCACATCCGGAGACCATGA
- a CDS encoding penicillin acylase family protein gives MKRSLTFLAVVIAAAAGGSYWYVHGKLPQRDGEVTLSSLQAPVSVRYDARGVPHIQAQNEADLYRALGYVHAQDRLFQMEIVRRLARGELAEILGSKLVTTDTLFRSLRIREQAELYVERQDKTSPAWLALQAYLEGVNAWQDSHPKPMEFDALGITPRPFTAQDTISIAGYMAYSFAAAFRTEPVLTYIRDQLGADYLKIFDLDWNPQGALAGKPALAASDWQSLQQLAQLSHKALSDAGIPQYEGSNAWAISGSRTRSGKPLLAGDPHISFAVPSVWYEAELTAPGFNLYGYHQALNPFASLGHNRDFGWSLTMFQNDDVDLIAEQVNPDNSEQVKINGQWQTLTQTREQIAVKNEAPVTITLRRSSHGPIVNTALGETAGAAPIALWWAFLETKNPLLDGFYQVNRADTLDKMRAAAAKIQAPGLNLIWANARGDIGWWAAAQLPIRPEGVNPGFILDGSTPQADKLGFYPFSANPQSENPASGYIVSANFQPPASMPIPGYYNLADRGQRLNQHLADPQTKWDQQNSQALQLDTITDYGPRTLAPLLSVLREVAEGDQQKELVEQLAAWNGDYPVDSVSATLFNQFLYELAYAALHDELGDTWFKTLISTRAIDAALPRLAADANSPWWGKQGSSEQGDRTAAVKQAWGKTLAHLRETFGNDPAGWQWGKAHTLTHNHPLGLQKPLNLLFNVGPFAAPGTHEVPNNLSAKIGPAPWPVTYGPSTRRLIDFADAGQALTINPVGQSGVLFDKHYADQAKDYIEGRYHKAQMGVIPAQSTLKLVP, from the coding sequence ATGAAGCGCAGCCTGACCTTCCTCGCCGTGGTCATTGCCGCGGCCGCTGGCGGTAGTTACTGGTATGTGCACGGCAAGCTGCCGCAACGCGATGGCGAGGTCACCTTGAGCAGCCTGCAGGCGCCGGTCAGCGTGCGCTACGACGCCCGCGGCGTGCCGCATATCCAGGCGCAGAACGAGGCCGACCTGTACCGCGCCCTGGGCTATGTGCATGCCCAGGACCGCCTGTTCCAGATGGAGATCGTCCGTCGCCTGGCCCGCGGCGAGCTGGCCGAAATCCTCGGCAGCAAGCTGGTGACCACCGACACCCTGTTCCGCAGCCTGCGCATTCGCGAGCAGGCCGAGCTTTACGTCGAACGCCAGGACAAAACCTCGCCAGCCTGGCTTGCCCTGCAGGCTTACCTCGAAGGCGTGAACGCCTGGCAGGATAGCCATCCCAAGCCGATGGAGTTCGACGCGCTGGGTATCACGCCCCGTCCCTTCACCGCGCAGGACACCATCAGCATCGCTGGTTACATGGCCTACAGCTTTGCCGCTGCATTTCGTACCGAACCTGTGCTGACTTACATCCGTGACCAGTTGGGCGCCGATTACTTGAAAATCTTCGACCTCGACTGGAACCCGCAAGGCGCCCTGGCCGGCAAGCCAGCCCTGGCCGCGAGTGACTGGCAAAGCCTGCAACAACTGGCGCAGCTCAGCCACAAGGCCCTGAGCGATGCCGGCATTCCCCAGTACGAAGGCAGCAACGCCTGGGCCATTTCCGGCAGTCGCACCCGTAGCGGCAAACCGTTGCTGGCCGGCGATCCGCACATCAGTTTCGCCGTGCCTTCGGTGTGGTACGAGGCGGAACTGACTGCGCCCGGCTTCAACCTCTATGGCTACCACCAGGCGCTGAACCCCTTCGCATCCCTTGGGCACAACCGCGACTTCGGCTGGAGCCTGACCATGTTCCAGAACGACGACGTCGACCTGATCGCCGAACAGGTCAACCCGGACAACTCCGAACAGGTAAAGATCAACGGCCAGTGGCAGACGTTGACCCAGACCCGGGAACAGATTGCGGTGAAGAACGAAGCGCCGGTGACCATCACCCTGCGCCGCTCATCTCACGGGCCGATCGTCAACACAGCGCTGGGCGAAACTGCAGGCGCTGCGCCCATTGCCCTGTGGTGGGCGTTCCTGGAAACCAAGAACCCACTGCTCGACGGCTTCTATCAAGTCAACCGCGCCGACACCCTGGACAAGATGCGCGCCGCAGCAGCAAAGATTCAGGCACCCGGGCTCAACCTGATCTGGGCCAACGCCCGTGGCGATATCGGTTGGTGGGCCGCGGCGCAGTTGCCCATTCGCCCTGAAGGGGTCAACCCGGGTTTCATTCTGGATGGCAGCACGCCCCAGGCCGACAAACTGGGTTTCTACCCCTTCAGTGCCAACCCGCAGTCAGAGAACCCGGCCAGCGGCTACATCGTCTCGGCCAACTTCCAGCCGCCAGCCAGCATGCCGATCCCGGGCTACTACAACCTGGCCGACCGTGGCCAGCGCCTGAACCAGCACCTGGCCGACCCGCAAACCAAATGGGACCAGCAGAACAGCCAGGCTCTGCAACTGGACACCATCACCGACTACGGCCCGCGCACCCTGGCGCCACTGCTCTCGGTACTGCGCGAAGTGGCCGAGGGCGATCAGCAGAAGGAACTGGTCGAGCAACTGGCGGCGTGGAACGGTGACTATCCGGTGGACTCGGTCAGCGCCACGCTGTTCAACCAGTTCCTCTACGAGCTGGCCTACGCGGCGCTGCACGATGAGCTGGGCGATACCTGGTTCAAGACCCTGATCAGCACCCGCGCCATCGACGCCGCCTTGCCTCGCCTGGCAGCCGACGCCAACTCACCCTGGTGGGGCAAGCAGGGCAGCAGCGAACAAGGCGACCGCACTGCGGCGGTGAAGCAGGCCTGGGGTAAAACCCTGGCCCACCTGCGCGAGACCTTCGGCAACGACCCGGCAGGCTGGCAATGGGGCAAGGCGCATACCCTGACCCACAACCATCCGCTGGGGCTGCAAAAGCCGCTGAACCTGCTGTTCAATGTGGGCCCCTTTGCCGCACCGGGTACCCATGAAGTGCCGAACAACCTGTCGGCGAAGATCGGTCCGGCGCCGTGGCCGGTGACCTATGGCCCGTCCACCCGACGCCTGATCGACTTTGCCGATGCAGGCCAGGCGCTGACCATCAACCCGGTCGGGCAAAGCGGGGTGCTATTCGACAAGCATTATGCTGATCAGGCCAAGGACTATATCGAGGGCCGGTATCACAAGGCACAGATGGGGGTGATTCCGGCGCAGAGCACCTTGAAACTGGTGCCTTGA
- a CDS encoding phospholipase BipL, protein MSASFQPDSLRASLTSLAARQPLSTQAQAYQRFYGLDLPARDQPVERWLGRFDVAGFEVVGQVWLPPAPVATLILLHGFYDHMGLYRHVIDWALDQQYAVISCDLPGHGLSSGERASIDDFGVYQHVLQALFEQARSVNLPQPWHLFGQSTGGAIIVDHLLHGGAQSPAQGEVILLAPLVRPRAWRWSKFSYWMLRPFVNGIERRFSENSNDPTFLPFLLADPLQPRRLPTAWVGALLDWVKRIEAAPHSPRQPLIIQGECDMTVDWPYNLKVLGEKFAAPRTLMIPEARHHLANELPAIRARYFDFIDQRLG, encoded by the coding sequence ATGTCCGCGTCATTTCAGCCCGACTCCCTACGTGCCAGCCTGACTTCCCTGGCGGCGCGGCAGCCGCTGTCGACGCAGGCCCAGGCCTACCAGCGTTTTTATGGGTTGGACCTGCCAGCCCGTGACCAGCCCGTCGAACGCTGGCTCGGGCGCTTCGATGTCGCGGGGTTTGAGGTGGTCGGCCAGGTGTGGCTGCCACCTGCACCGGTGGCGACGCTGATTCTGCTACACGGCTTCTACGATCACATGGGCCTGTACCGGCATGTCATCGATTGGGCGCTGGACCAGCAGTATGCGGTGATCTCCTGCGACCTTCCCGGGCACGGGTTGTCCAGTGGCGAGCGGGCCAGCATCGATGACTTCGGGGTTTATCAGCACGTGCTGCAAGCGCTGTTCGAGCAGGCGCGCAGTGTGAACCTGCCGCAGCCCTGGCATCTGTTCGGGCAGAGCACCGGCGGGGCGATCATCGTCGATCATCTGTTGCATGGCGGCGCCCAGAGCCCGGCCCAGGGTGAGGTGATCCTGCTTGCGCCGCTGGTGCGGCCCCGTGCGTGGCGTTGGTCGAAGTTCAGCTATTGGATGCTCAGGCCCTTCGTCAACGGCATCGAACGGCGTTTCAGCGAGAACAGCAACGATCCGACCTTCCTGCCGTTCCTGCTGGCTGACCCGTTGCAACCAAGGCGCTTGCCTACGGCCTGGGTCGGGGCGTTGCTCGATTGGGTCAAACGCATTGAAGCGGCGCCGCACAGCCCGCGCCAGCCGCTGATCATCCAGGGCGAATGCGATATGACCGTCGACTGGCCGTACAACCTCAAGGTGCTCGGGGAGAAATTCGCTGCGCCGCGGACCCTGATGATCCCCGAGGCGCGGCATCACCTGGCCAATGAACTGCCGGCGATTCGCGCCCGCTACTTCGACTTCATCGACCAGCGCCTGGGCTGA
- a CDS encoding DUF6436 domain-containing protein: MPRSPIRTLLGLLLAALCGAGLWWAYDSFQSRYLRTFDNQTALFSGDRLQLPASIAGPGPIRLVHFWDPACPCNVGNQQHLGELIEHFGPQGVEFYVVQKPGTRGQLPATLSALKPLSELPGAEHLPATPGVAIWDRNGQLAYFGPYSEGATCNSSNSFIEPILLALSQGRAVSATHTMAVGCYCPW, translated from the coding sequence ATGCCCCGCTCGCCCATCCGCACCCTGCTTGGCCTGTTGCTCGCTGCCCTCTGCGGCGCCGGCCTGTGGTGGGCCTACGACAGCTTCCAGAGCCGCTACCTGCGCACCTTCGACAACCAGACCGCGCTGTTCTCCGGCGACCGCCTGCAACTGCCGGCAAGCATTGCCGGCCCCGGCCCGATCCGCCTAGTGCACTTCTGGGACCCGGCCTGCCCGTGCAACGTCGGCAACCAGCAGCACCTGGGCGAGCTGATTGAGCACTTCGGCCCCCAGGGCGTGGAGTTCTATGTGGTGCAAAAGCCCGGAACGCGCGGCCAGTTGCCCGCCACCCTGAGCGCGCTCAAACCGCTGAGCGAGCTGCCTGGCGCCGAACACCTGCCAGCCACCCCCGGCGTGGCGATCTGGGACCGCAACGGCCAACTGGCCTACTTCGGCCCCTACAGCGAAGGCGCGACCTGCAACTCGAGCAACAGCTTCATCGAGCCGATCCTGCTTGCCTTGAGCCAAGGCCGGGCAGTCAGCGCCACCCACACCATGGCGGTGGGGTGCTATTGCCCCTGGTAG
- a CDS encoding bacteriocin immunity protein — MELKPRLEDYTEAEFLEFVREFFENRSGLRGSALDAFHHKLLGHLEAVTEHPSKSDLIYYPAEGDEDSPEGVLKRVKEWRAANGKPGFKPA, encoded by the coding sequence ATGGAATTGAAACCTCGACTTGAAGACTACACAGAAGCTGAATTTCTGGAATTTGTCCGCGAGTTCTTTGAAAATCGGTCAGGACTACGTGGTAGCGCCCTCGACGCCTTCCATCATAAATTATTGGGCCATCTTGAGGCGGTCACCGAACACCCAAGTAAATCCGACCTCATCTACTACCCCGCCGAAGGTGACGAAGACAGCCCTGAGGGCGTCCTGAAACGCGTCAAGGAATGGCGTGCTGCCAACGGCAAGCCCGGCTTCAAACCTGCCTGA
- a CDS encoding DUF523 domain-containing protein, translating to MDKVLVSACLLGQPVRYDGRASGHPDLLQQWQAEGRVVPLCPEVAGGLPTPRPPAEIPGGQGAAVLEGDTQVLTVTGEDVSAQFLAGAQLALALVRRHGIRIAVLKSGSPSCGNALTYDGTFSGTKVAGEGVTTALLRREGVRVFSELELEAAQRALRRL from the coding sequence ATGGACAAGGTCCTGGTCAGTGCCTGCCTGCTTGGTCAGCCGGTGCGTTATGACGGACGTGCCAGTGGCCACCCGGACTTGCTCCAGCAGTGGCAGGCCGAGGGACGGGTCGTGCCGTTGTGCCCTGAAGTGGCAGGCGGCCTGCCAACGCCGCGGCCGCCAGCGGAGATCCCGGGCGGGCAGGGGGCTGCGGTGCTTGAGGGGGATACCCAGGTGCTGACCGTCACGGGCGAGGATGTCAGTGCGCAATTCCTGGCCGGGGCGCAGTTGGCATTGGCGCTGGTGCGCCGCCACGGCATCCGTATTGCGGTGCTCAAGTCCGGCAGCCCGTCGTGCGGCAATGCGCTGACCTATGATGGCACCTTCAGTGGCACCAAGGTTGCCGGTGAGGGCGTGACCACCGCGTTGCTGCGCCGCGAAGGGGTACGGGTGTTCAGTGAGCTGGAGCTTGAGGCGGCGCAGCGGGCTCTGAGGCGACTATGA
- a CDS encoding 2OG-Fe(II) oxygenase: protein MRDMHISPDDPLLSRIVDDLATRGWSQQDTFVPESLTLALAAECRKRAAEGELEPAAVGRGVSQEVREGIRGDRIQWLEPGQAEPCDHYLALMNSLREALNRGLFLGLEDFECHFALYPPGAFYRKHVDRFRDDDRRTVSAVIYLNQDWQPADGGQLRMTLRGDVEHDVQPIGGCLVVFLSGEFPHEVLPAHRDRLSLTGWFRRRGNEPF, encoded by the coding sequence ATGCGCGACATGCACATATCACCTGATGACCCCCTGCTGTCGCGCATCGTCGATGACCTGGCCACCCGTGGCTGGTCGCAGCAAGATACCTTTGTTCCAGAGTCTCTGACCCTGGCGCTGGCGGCCGAGTGCCGCAAACGCGCCGCCGAGGGTGAACTGGAACCGGCAGCGGTAGGCCGGGGCGTCTCCCAGGAAGTCCGCGAGGGCATCCGGGGCGACCGTATCCAGTGGCTGGAGCCTGGCCAGGCCGAGCCTTGCGACCACTACCTGGCGCTCATGAACAGCCTGCGTGAAGCGCTCAATCGCGGGTTGTTCCTCGGTCTTGAGGACTTCGAATGCCACTTCGCCCTGTACCCACCGGGTGCCTTCTATCGCAAGCATGTCGACCGCTTTCGCGATGACGACCGGCGCACGGTGTCTGCGGTGATCTACCTCAACCAGGACTGGCAGCCCGCGGACGGCGGCCAGTTACGCATGACCCTCAGGGGGGACGTCGAGCACGACGTGCAACCGATTGGCGGGTGCCTGGTAGTGTTCCTTTCCGGCGAATTCCCCCACGAGGTGTTGCCGGCTCATCGCGATCGCCTGTCGCTGACAGGCTGGTTCCGCCGCCGTGGCAACGAGCCGTTCTGA